From a region of the Bradyrhizobium sp. KBS0727 genome:
- a CDS encoding family 1 encapsulin nanocompartment shell protein encodes MNNLHRGLAPISTAAWAQIEEEASRTIKRHLAARRVVDVEGPKGVDFAAVGTGHQRRIQTPGDGIEAAQRETRALVELRIPFELTRDAIDDVERGANDSDWAPLKDAARKIAFAEDRAVFDGYAAAGIQGIRQGTSNPVLTLPSNVKGYPGVVAQAVSQLRLAGVNGPYTLLLGTEPYTAIGGATDDGYPVLQHIQRLVDGKIIWAPAIEGGVVLTTRGGDFDLTIGQDISIGYQSHSETIVRLYFQETITFLMLTTEASVALAPATKKSA; translated from the coding sequence ATGAATAATCTTCATCGGGGACTCGCCCCCATCTCCACCGCGGCATGGGCCCAGATCGAAGAGGAGGCCTCCCGAACCATCAAGCGTCATTTGGCGGCACGGCGCGTCGTCGATGTGGAAGGCCCGAAGGGCGTGGATTTCGCGGCCGTCGGTACCGGTCATCAGCGACGGATCCAGACACCCGGCGACGGGATCGAAGCGGCGCAACGCGAGACACGGGCGCTCGTCGAATTGCGCATTCCGTTTGAACTCACGCGCGATGCGATCGACGATGTGGAACGCGGCGCAAACGATTCGGATTGGGCGCCGCTGAAGGACGCGGCGCGCAAGATCGCCTTTGCCGAGGATCGCGCGGTCTTCGACGGGTACGCCGCCGCCGGGATTCAGGGCATCCGTCAAGGCACCAGCAATCCGGTGTTGACGTTACCCTCCAACGTCAAGGGTTATCCAGGCGTGGTCGCACAGGCGGTGAGTCAATTGCGGCTGGCGGGCGTCAATGGACCCTACACGCTGTTGTTGGGCACGGAGCCGTATACCGCGATCGGCGGAGCGACCGACGACGGCTATCCGGTCCTGCAACATATCCAGCGTCTGGTGGACGGAAAGATCATCTGGGCGCCGGCGATCGAGGGAGGCGTCGTGCTCACCACCCGTGGCGGGGATTTTGACCTGACCATCGGCCAGGACATCTCCATCGGCTATCAAAGCCATTCCGAGACGATCGTCCGCCTCTACTTTCAGGAGACCATCACCTTTCTCATGCTGACGACCGAGGCGTCTGTGGCGCTGGCACCGGCAACGAAGAAGTCCGCCTAG
- the lon gene encoding endopeptidase La, which produces MSSSDVSSSAPVSSSDPSPPIPGDALIIVPVRHTVLFPDVIMPITIARPKSVAAAQQAVREQRQIGILLQRDPELSDPGPDDLYRVGTVANIVRYLTGPDESHHLVCQGVQRMRVLDYIPGTPFLTARVLQIPEPTTKSPEIEARFLNLQRQALEAAQLLPQVPPELIAALQGTTSPATLADLATSYMDIKPQEKQEILETIDLALRMDKVSRHLAERIEVLRLSQEIGLQTKATFDERQREAILREQMATIQRQLGEGDGKAQEVAELNEAIIKAKMPPEAEGQARKELRRYERMPEAAAEAGMARSYLDWLIELPWSLPEEKPIDIAEARRILDEDHYGLEKIKSRIIEYLAVRKLSPSGKAPILCFVGPPGVGKTSLGQSIARAMARPFVRVSLGGVHDEAEIRGHRRTYIGALPGNIIQAIKKAGARNCVMMLDEIDKMGRGIQGDPSAAMLEVLDPEQNATFRDNYLGVPFDLSRVVFIATANMLDSVPGPLLDRMEIISLPGYTEDEKLEIARRYLVRRQLEANGLKPGQAEIDPDALRLIIRSYTREAGVRNLEREIGKVFRNVAVQIAEGSASRVVITADDIAPLLGQPRFENEIAMRTSVPGVATGLAWTPVGGDILFIEASRTPGKGVLILTGQLGEVMRESVQAALTLVKSRASQLGIDAAIFEKSDIHVHVPAGATPKDGPSAGVAMFTALTSLLTDRTVRSDTAMTGEISLRGLVLPVGGIKEKVVAAAAAGLTRVMLPARNRRDFDEIPAGARNKLEFIWLERVDDAIAAALEGGARTTPAAAE; this is translated from the coding sequence ATGTCCTCTTCCGATGTATCAAGCTCAGCGCCGGTATCGTCATCCGATCCTTCGCCCCCGATTCCGGGAGATGCTCTCATCATTGTCCCGGTACGCCACACCGTGCTGTTTCCGGACGTCATCATGCCGATTACCATAGCGCGACCGAAATCTGTTGCCGCTGCACAGCAAGCGGTGCGCGAACAGCGGCAGATCGGCATCCTGCTTCAGCGCGATCCGGAGTTGAGCGACCCCGGCCCCGACGATCTCTACCGCGTCGGCACCGTCGCCAATATCGTTCGCTACCTCACTGGACCCGACGAAAGCCATCACCTCGTCTGCCAGGGCGTGCAACGCATGCGCGTGCTCGACTACATCCCGGGTACGCCGTTTCTGACGGCTCGTGTTCTGCAGATACCGGAGCCCACGACCAAATCGCCGGAGATCGAGGCGCGCTTTCTGAATTTACAACGGCAGGCCCTTGAGGCCGCGCAGCTGCTGCCGCAGGTGCCGCCGGAATTGATCGCGGCGCTGCAGGGCACGACCTCGCCCGCAACCCTGGCCGATCTTGCGACCTCCTACATGGACATCAAGCCGCAGGAAAAGCAGGAAATCCTCGAGACGATTGATCTTGCGCTGCGGATGGACAAGGTTTCGCGCCATCTCGCCGAGCGCATCGAGGTGCTGCGGCTCAGTCAGGAGATTGGACTGCAGACCAAGGCCACCTTCGACGAGCGTCAACGCGAGGCGATCCTTCGCGAGCAGATGGCAACCATCCAGCGCCAGCTTGGGGAAGGCGACGGGAAGGCGCAGGAGGTGGCGGAACTGAACGAAGCAATCATCAAGGCCAAAATGCCGCCGGAGGCCGAAGGCCAGGCGCGCAAGGAACTTCGCCGCTATGAACGGATGCCCGAGGCCGCTGCGGAAGCCGGCATGGCCCGAAGCTACCTCGACTGGCTGATCGAGCTGCCCTGGAGCCTGCCGGAAGAAAAGCCGATCGACATTGCAGAGGCGCGACGAATTCTCGACGAGGACCACTACGGCCTGGAAAAGATCAAAAGCCGGATCATCGAATATCTGGCTGTGAGGAAGCTGTCACCGAGCGGCAAGGCACCCATCCTCTGCTTCGTCGGACCACCCGGCGTCGGCAAGACCTCCCTGGGACAGTCCATCGCACGCGCGATGGCGCGACCGTTCGTCCGGGTCAGCCTCGGCGGCGTTCATGACGAGGCGGAGATCCGCGGTCATCGCCGTACCTATATCGGCGCGCTCCCGGGCAACATCATTCAGGCGATCAAGAAGGCCGGGGCACGCAATTGCGTGATGATGCTCGACGAGATCGACAAGATGGGACGCGGAATTCAGGGCGATCCCTCTGCCGCGATGCTCGAAGTACTCGACCCCGAGCAGAATGCGACGTTCCGCGACAACTATCTCGGCGTGCCGTTCGACCTCTCGCGCGTCGTATTCATCGCTACCGCAAACATGCTCGACAGTGTTCCTGGTCCGCTGCTGGACCGGATGGAGATCATAAGTCTCCCAGGATACACTGAGGACGAGAAGCTCGAGATCGCGCGGCGCTATCTGGTTCGCCGCCAGCTCGAGGCCAACGGGCTGAAGCCCGGACAGGCCGAGATCGATCCGGATGCTCTCAGATTGATCATCCGAAGCTATACCCGCGAGGCCGGCGTTCGCAATCTCGAGCGCGAAATCGGCAAGGTCTTCCGCAACGTCGCAGTCCAGATCGCGGAAGGCAGCGCGAGCCGTGTGGTTATCACTGCAGACGACATCGCGCCGCTGCTTGGTCAGCCACGGTTCGAGAATGAAATTGCCATGCGCACGAGCGTTCCCGGAGTTGCAACCGGGCTCGCCTGGACGCCGGTCGGCGGCGACATTCTCTTTATCGAAGCGTCGCGCACACCCGGCAAAGGCGTGCTGATCCTCACCGGCCAGCTTGGCGAGGTGATGCGCGAGAGCGTGCAGGCCGCGCTGACCCTGGTGAAGAGCCGGGCATCTCAGCTCGGCATCGATGCGGCCATCTTCGAGAAGAGCGACATCCACGTCCACGTCCCGGCGGGAGCGACGCCGAAGGACGGCCCGAGCGCAGGTGTCGCGATGTTTACCGCCCTCACCTCGCTGCTCACGGATCGCACGGTCCGAAGCGACACCGCCATGACCGGCGAGATTTCGCTGCGGGGCCTGGTGCTTCCGGTTGGTGGCATCAAGGAGAAAGTGGTCGCAGCCGCCGCCGCAGGCTTGACCCGCGTCATGCTGCCCGCAAGGAACCGACGCGATTTCGATGAAATCCCGGCCGGCGCCCGCAACAAACTGGAATTCATCTGGCTCGAACGGGTGGACGACGCAATCGCCGCGGCTCTCGAGGGTGGCGCCAGGACAACCCCCGCAGCCGCGGAGTGA
- a CDS encoding ROK family protein: protein MAEDIITTTGIARHGATRLPSVEVDSFNIELKDDDGFLGDRASKGAFREILDGLRKPLKKNGDDPLGKKSAGEIAKSDLDAALVGDDIHASALVHGAIEEFAQELAHVTGKFLKTKAWADTERIVVGGGFRQSRVGELAIARTDIILKAEDFKVDLVPIRFHPDDAGLIGTLHLAPSWIFEAHDSILAVDIGGTNIRCGVVETCWKKAPDLSKASVWKSELWRHADDEPTREGAVKRLVKMLKDLIAASGEEGLKLAPFIGIACPGVINEDGSIEKGAQNLPGNWESSKFNLPASLVDAIPEIGDHDTAVLMHNDGVTQGLSEVPFMQDVERWGVLTIGTGLGNARFTNRRKDNGRDEKKAKKSKD from the coding sequence ATGGCAGAAGACATCATCACGACCACGGGTATCGCCCGTCACGGTGCCACCCGGCTGCCGTCGGTGGAGGTCGACAGCTTCAATATCGAACTGAAGGACGACGACGGCTTTCTCGGCGACCGCGCCAGCAAGGGCGCGTTTCGCGAGATTCTGGACGGCTTGCGCAAACCGTTGAAGAAAAACGGTGACGATCCCTTAGGGAAAAAATCCGCCGGGGAGATCGCCAAGAGCGATCTCGACGCGGCGCTGGTCGGCGACGATATCCACGCTTCGGCATTGGTGCACGGCGCGATCGAGGAATTCGCGCAGGAACTGGCCCATGTGACCGGGAAATTCCTCAAGACCAAGGCCTGGGCCGATACCGAACGCATCGTGGTCGGCGGCGGCTTTCGCCAGAGCCGGGTCGGCGAACTCGCCATTGCCCGCACCGACATCATCCTCAAGGCTGAAGACTTCAAGGTCGACCTGGTGCCGATCCGTTTTCATCCCGATGATGCCGGCCTGATCGGCACGCTGCATCTGGCGCCGTCCTGGATCTTCGAAGCCCATGACAGCATTCTCGCCGTCGACATCGGCGGCACCAACATCCGCTGCGGGGTGGTCGAGACGTGCTGGAAGAAGGCGCCCGATCTTTCCAAGGCCTCGGTGTGGAAGTCCGAACTGTGGCGGCACGCCGACGACGAGCCGACGCGCGAGGGCGCGGTGAAGCGGCTGGTCAAGATGCTGAAGGATCTGATCGCGGCGTCCGGGGAAGAAGGCCTGAAGCTCGCGCCGTTCATCGGCATCGCCTGTCCCGGCGTCATCAACGAGGACGGCTCGATCGAGAAGGGCGCGCAGAATCTGCCGGGCAATTGGGAGAGCAGCAAATTCAACCTGCCGGCGAGTCTGGTGGACGCGATCCCCGAGATCGGCGATCACGACACCGCCGTGCTGATGCACAATGATGGCGTGACGCAGGGACTTTCCGAGGTTCCGTTCATGCAGGATGTCGAGCGCTGGGGCGTGCTGACCATCGGCACCGGGCTCGGCAATGCACGCTTTACCAACCGGCGGAAGGACAACGGCAGGGACGAGAAGAAGGCGAAAAAGAGCAAGGATTAG
- a CDS encoding Hsp20/alpha crystallin family protein, protein MPPKDPINWMLSDAIETLARAERLHQRFLNLQPLTGKREPVWEPPIDVIETDDEILILIALPGVDPHEVEALLDKGALVISGRRTLPAELRNARILRLELPQGRFERRIPLPTGRYTITRFAAHGCVGLRLGKSS, encoded by the coding sequence ATGCCGCCCAAGGATCCCATCAACTGGATGCTTTCCGATGCAATCGAGACGCTCGCGCGGGCCGAGCGCCTGCATCAGCGATTCCTGAATCTGCAGCCGCTCACGGGAAAGCGCGAGCCGGTCTGGGAACCGCCCATCGACGTGATTGAGACAGACGACGAGATTCTCATCCTGATCGCGTTGCCGGGAGTCGATCCCCATGAAGTCGAGGCACTGCTCGACAAGGGAGCGCTGGTGATCAGTGGACGCCGCACATTGCCCGCGGAACTCCGCAATGCCCGCATTCTGCGCCTCGAACTGCCGCAGGGCCGGTTCGAGCGCCGCATCCCGTTGCCAACAGGACGCTACACCATCACCCGCTTCGCTGCTCACGGCTGCGTCGGGTTACGGCTAGGAAAATCCAGCTGA